One Panicum virgatum strain AP13 chromosome 9K, P.virgatum_v5, whole genome shotgun sequence genomic region harbors:
- the LOC120647424 gene encoding probable serine/threonine-protein kinase PIX13 has product MGNCFGSPDAVAAAAAKPPSTPAKGPPPAWPKPNDGGHGAGRVLEAPRLREFTLAELRAATRGFKPEMVLGEGGFGRVYKGWVDERTLNPAKSSAGVIVAVKKLNPESVQGLQEWQSEVNFLGRLSHPNLVRLLGYCGEDRELLLVYEFMSKGSLENHLFRRGTTEPLPWSTRLKIAIGAARGLAFLHSSEKQVIYRDFKASNILLDTDFTAKLSDFGLAKNGPSAGRSHVTTRVIGTYGYAAPEYVATGHLYVKSDVYGFGVVLLELLTGLRAHDLNRPSHQQNLVDWARPYLAGRGKLASLMDQRLAGHYPPKAALQAARLAGKCLAGDPRSRPSMADVVDALEGIQATQQAPAAGGKGHRDLPPRPVARRAPYHDSSRPR; this is encoded by the exons ATGGGGAATTGCTTCGGCTCCCctgacgccgtcgccgccgcggcggcgaaacCGCCGAGTACTCCTGCCAAAG GGCCACCGCCGGCATGGCCGAAGCCGAACGACGGCGGTCACGGGGCGGGGCGCGTCCTCGAGGCGCCGAGGCTGAGGGAGTTCACGCTGGCGGAGCTGCGCGCGGCCACGCGGGGGTTCAAGCCGGAGATGGTGCTCGGGGAGGGCGGCTTCGGCCGGGTCTACAAGGGCTGGGTCGACGAGCGCACGCTCAACCCGGCCAAGAGCAGCGCCGGCGTCATCGTCGCCGTCAAGAAGCTCAACCCGGAGAGCGTCCAGGGCCTGCAGGAGTGGCAG TCCGAGGTCAACTTCTTGGGCAGACTGTCGCACCCCAACCTGGTGAGGCTGCTGGGCTACTGCGGCGAGGACAGGGAGCTGCTCCTGGTGTACGAGTTCATGTCCAAAGGCAGCCTGGAAAACCATCTCTTCAGGA GGGGGACAACGGAGCCGTTGCCGTGGAGCACGAGGCTCAAGATCGCcatcggcgcggcgcgcgggctgGCCTTCCTGCACTCGTCGGAGAAGCAGGTCATCTACAGGGACTTCAAGGCCTCCAACATCCTCCTCGACACG GATTTCACGGCGAAGCTGTCGGACTTCGGGCTGGCCAAGAACGGCCCGTCGGCGGGGAGGTCGCACGTCACGACGCGGGTGATCGGCACCTACGGCTACGCGGCGCCCGAGTACGTGGCGACGGGGCACCTGTACGTGAAGAGCGACGTGTACGGCTTCGGCGTGGTGCTGCTGGAGCTGCTCACGGGGCTGCGCGCGCACGACCTCAACCGGCCGAGCCACCAGCAGAACCTGGTGGACTGGGCGCGCCCCTACCTCGCCGGCCGGGGCAAGCTGGCCAGCCTCATGGACCAGCGCCTCGCCGGCCACTACCCGCCCAAGGCCGCGCTCCAGGCCGccaggctcgccggcaagtgcctcgccggcgaccccaGGAGCCGCCCCTCCATGGCCGACGTCGTCGACGCGCTCGAGGGCATCCAGGCCACGCAGCAGGCGCCCGCCGCGGGGGGCAAGGGGCACCGGGACCTGCCGCCGAGGCCcgtcgcgcgccgcgcgccgtaCCATGATTCTTCCAGGCCGCGTTGA
- the LOC120647425 gene encoding probable serine/threonine-protein kinase PBL21: protein MGCFGCFAPEAEEGDEDHKPSKPDDSSGADARRKVAPDVSNGYAHSFTFKDLLVATGYFNEANFIGEGGFGKVYKGKINGQMVAVKQLAQDGVQGRNEFLVEVLMLTVLNHPNLVSLVGFCAQGDERLLVYEYMPFGSLESHLFDVPLGKKPLDWNTRVRIAVGVAEGLSYLHNVADPPVIYRDMKAANILLGEDFSPKLSDFGLAKVGPVGDRTHVSTRVMGTYGYCAPDYVVSGKLTMKSDIYSFGVLLLELITGRRIYDASRPKPEQSLLTWSRPFLHDKRKFYRLADPALLGCYPSSALNQLVVISIMCLQDQAHVRPIIADVVIGLNHVSSQPYAPERPPVAISSPANSGSPQFVRTPSRRRSGRRTSQYA from the exons ATGGGTTGCTTCGGGTGCTTCGcaccggaggcggaggagggagacgaGGACCACAAGCCCTCCAAGCCCGATGATTCATCAG GGGCTGATGCGAGGAGGAAGGTGGCCCCGGATGTGTCAAACGGCTACGCACACAGCTTCACCTTCAAGGATCTGCTTGTGGCGACCGGCTACTTCAACGAGGCCAATTTCATTGGAGAAGGTGGATTTGGGAAGGTGTATAAAGGCAAGATCAATGGCCAG ATGGTTGCAGTGAAGCAGCTCGCTCAAGATGGTGTGCAGGGGAGGAACGAATTCTTGGTGGAGGTGCTCATGTTGACTGTGCTCAACCATCCCAATCTAGTCAGCTTGGTTGGGTTCTGCGCGCAGGGGGACGAGAGGCTTCTCGTATACGAGTACATGCCGTTCGGCAGCCTGGAGAGCCATTTGTTTG ATGTGCCTCTTGGCAAGAAACCACTTGATTGGAATACACGTGTGAGGATAGCTGTTGGAGTAGCAGAAGGGCTTTCTTACTTGCACAATGTAGCTGATCCACCTGTCATTTACCGTGATATGAAAGCTGCTAATATTCTGCTGGGTGAGGATTTCAGTCCGAAGCTTTCTGACTTTGGACTTGCAAAAGTCGGACCAGTTGGTGACAGAACTCATGTCTCCACAAGAGTTATGGGTACCTATGGCTACTGTGCTCCTGACTATGTTGTGAGTGGTAAACTTACCATGAAATCGGACATCTACAGTTTTGGTGTTCTTCTATTGGAACTGATAACTGGCAGGAGGATTTATGATGCATCAAGGCCTAAACCAGAGCAAAGTTTGCTAACATGG TCAAGGCCATTTCTGCATGACAAGAGGAAGTTCTACCGACTTGCTGATCCGGCTCTGCTGGGCTGCTACCCGTCATCGGCTCTGAACCAGTTAGTTGTGATCAGCATAATGTGTCTCCAGGACCAGGCCCATGTCCGCCCAATCATCGCTGATGTTGTGATAGGCCTGAACCATGTTTCAAGCCAGCCATATGCGCCTGAGCGCCCGCCAGTAGCTATAAGCTCCCCTGCGAACAGCGGGTCACCACAGTTCGTCCGCACTCCATCCAGAAGGAGAAGTGGTAGGAGGACTTCACAGTATGCGTAG